Genomic window (Musa acuminata AAA Group cultivar baxijiao chromosome BXJ1-9, Cavendish_Baxijiao_AAA, whole genome shotgun sequence):
ATTGTTTCATGCAGCATTCTACTGTGGAAGCAGTGTGTCCTCTTTCTTGTTCCAGCTGCAACATTACCGACGGCTAATTATTTAGTCATTGTCATTTTGTAAAAGGTAATCTTCGATTCAAAAACTTGCGTTACCAATCCTATTTAACTTACGGGATAAGAAAATCTATCATAGTCATTTAAATTAGGGGCTTTGTCATAGACTTTGATATCTGTATTGGCTAGTTGTATTCAGGTATCGGTAAAATTGACGAGTACCAATATTCCATCATTTCAAACCACCTCTTGTTCACTAAAATGATCATTAAAATGACAAGAGGAGCTCTGCAGATCAGAGCAAAAAAAACTGATCAACTGAGAGGACCACTCCTCTCTCCAAAAAATGAGTGAAATGGTCACTAAAatgattaattaattattaacATGATGGACTTGAAATGTTCATGAGTAAACCCAATGACGACAAAAAAAAAGCCTCTTATTTCTTTTTGCAAGTTCGCTACAGATGGCTTGTGCTAAATAGCGTTCATAACTCACGATAACTTTGTAGGAGCAACATAAGAGAAAAAATTCAAAGCAAGTGTTTGTAGAAACTAATACCTCATGTGAATTTATATCATCCAAGACGCGACAAATTATTGAGGAAGCTTTGAGGATCGTAGGATAACTTGTAACCCATTCAAATGCCTCTTTCGTTGCCACTTCTCCCATGGCCGCAAAAGAGGCACAAGCAAGCATGGaataagtagttgtcatcattgaTACATGTAAATGTTCTTCTACTGTTGCCACATATCCTTCCACACCCCATTTGGATTCCTCAAAATAAAATCTGGCCAAGGTTTTAATCTGCATTCAAGGCAAAATAAGATACATGAATTCATAATAAGGAGATCCAGTGAACTATACTGATTAAAGGCACAGCAACACACTTCTTCCTTTAGATATAGCATTCGATACTTCTCCTCTGGTGCTAGCTCATCTTTCATTTCTTCCAAGTTATTGATCAGCTTGAGATAATAGTCTTTCATGTAGTCTGGTAGCTGATCAACAGCCTGGGCTTCCCACCTAAAGACAGAACTTAATGATCCTTAGAAAACGTAACTAtgatataatcataaaaattatgttcgctatatcataacatatattatcataagataaaataataaagaaCTTCAATACATACTAATATACTGCATATGAAAATTTCAAACCTTTGGATAGCATCGGTAAGGAGTCGGCTCTCCTCTAGTGTGCTATAGTTATCATAAATATCATCCATGATAGAAGCCAGGGCTGTCAATTTGACAGTCATCACTCGTGCACGAGAATAGTGTGGTTCACTGAACACTGAATGCATCCAATAATAGCATTCCACCAATCGGTCTCGGACAAAACTTAGACTCTCGGCGAGGGCCAAATCCTTCCACCATCTTGATTGCATTAACAAACAATCAATAAGTTCTTCACAACTCAAATAAATGATCTCCTGACCttgttaatatttttttctctaacaCATTACAACATATCATGTAACATGAAGCTATTAATCGACATGTGTATATAAACCTTTTTCTCTAACATGTGTATATAAACCTGTTTCTTAGGCACATGAAAAATAAACCTTTTTAGGCGCATGAAAAATCTAATGTAGTTGCAAACGACTATTTGGTTGCTCCATATTCAAGTCCTATCAAGTGAGAGTTAATGATTTTGcattaattactagaataataaaccatattagaaaatagaaaaaaCTTACATGGAGAGGCTTTTAAGCTCCTCACGGTGAAGCGATTGgactagattgaaatctagcttgGCAAGCTCTAATAACACATCATTTCGTGTTGCATCCTCTTGGTAGATGGAGATGTAGTTTCTTGTCAAGAGCCTTTTGGTTCTTCGAAATAGAGGTGTCTCAAGGGAAAGAGACACTTTCGACAGTAATGGTGGTTCGAGATCGCTTAACATGGAGGTAAGTATGCTTCTTGTAAAAGAAATGGCTTCGTCAAGTATTGTCTCTCCATGTGTTCCAAGGTACGCTGCGTTGTATAAGCTTAATAGTCCCTCCACATCACCCTTCAAGTCAGACATGAAACTTCCTTCCTCATCTTTAAACTTGTTAAAGACATCTGCACTACGAAGCAGTGTATTCACGTCTACCGCAGACTATTTGGTGAAATATAACTGAAATCCTGCTTACTCTTGTCTACCACGAACTATTTAGTAACAATAGTTGCTTAAGCCTCTTTAAGTCAATTTTGCAGATCTTGTCTTCAAAATGTTTAATTGATCCGGTGTCAAACTTCATTTTGGATTGCCAAACCAAATGTAACTAAAGCTAGTCTAACGTGGCATTTATTTCTTTCATCATATAGGAGTGTTCAGTTCTTATATGTTCTTACACTCTCAAAGATTGAAGAAGACTACCTGGAGATATGTTATATCCATGTTGTCTAAGTAATCGAAATCGAAGAGAGGCCTCGTAGAGGCCATGTGTGTTAAAATCTGCATCATAGACTTTGCTTAATGCATCGCTTATCTCCTTCTCAAAATGATAGGCCACTCCAAGAAGTTGGATGGCATCGATCAATTGCATGGTCTGCAGTAAATCACTGTAGTCCTGCAGCATGCTCTTTATTTGCTCCCTTAGTTCTCTTGATCTTTCCTTCATCCATGCATGATTGTTCTGCATCAAATTGCAACGTAGAATGATAAAACAATGCAGGTATTCATTCCCGACCATATGAAGCGACGGGCCCACTTCTTGCAGATAGGCCAAAGCATGTTTGATTATAATAGATGCGTAGAATTTGCTCAGCTAGCAAGTTGTGCACATTGTATTTTCACGTAACCATGTTTAGTTCAGGTGCAAAAGTTATAGAATGCCGTGCTTTAGAAGAGGATGATGAGACTTGCGTAATGTAGAAGTCACACTCAAGTTTAGTTGTACTTAGATGCATGCCTGAGCTTCGGAAGAGGGTGAGACATGCGTAATGAAGTAGTCACCCCAAACGCTGGGATGGTAGCCCGAGGTCTTTCGAGCGACCTCCTCAACACCGCTTGCGACGAGGCACCGAGAGCTCATGGTCTCCTCCCCTAATCACTCCACCATATATATAATAATGAGTCGCCTTGTGGAATTGTGAGAGAGAGGAAGCCCTCATGGCTCAATATTTATAGGGGTTGAGCGATTGCCGTAATTATGTTATTACAGCGTGGCAATCAAATCTGGCATCTGGATCAACACTCAGGCGAAGCTGGTGTGGCCAACAGTAGGATATATATTATTAAAGGCCAAGTTGCTGATTACTGAATTGAACGTGGTATGTGATCTGGTTTGATCGGTGGCGTACAGGTGGGGTTCTGTAGTCATTGTCTCTCCCATTTGTTATTTGCCCTCTATCTCGAGAAACGCACCCCAATCATAGAAGGATGTCTGCTGTGACATATGCTTGCATCTCAAAAGATATAATGCATGTCGAATAAAATGCAATTGACAATCTTACTCTTCGTGATAAGTAAGATCTTTTATATCCTTCAAATATTCTATATGTATTTCGTGAATCCCCTTttataattatcataataatttatatattaaagatCATCCAAGAAAACTATGCTTAACAAGGCCAATAAAGTGAATTCTATAAATAGTATAAGGAAGTTGAGAGAGATTGTAAAATCTTATCTATGTCACGTACGAAGTTTAGTTCCTAGAAATTCTATCTAtttataaatgataataaaaagtTAAAGATAAATTATTATCAGAATAGAGAGTCTAAGATTGTTAATAGAAATCCTCCCATCAAGGGTATTCCCTAAGGTATTTGTTGAGTTCAACCCAGTGAGCTTGGATTGAACAATTGGatctttgagcccaaatcaataattaaaaaaaaagggggagctTACACGTAGTTGAGGGCAGcgtgagagagaaagaggagagagataaataggattttgagtttttttgcttgacgatcaaTGGCCAAATTTTATCAGTTTTAGCCTAAAttatatgtggagaatccttgcagcaatctctaaaatcctaacggtgttgatctacggtTTATACTCTCTGAGGTACTTTTTTACTATACCCACTTGGTGagacctaaattttttttttgatgagatccatccatgtgatgatgatatgctatttttaaaacaagatatgtgatattgatgttattataatctttttgttattttagagaagacttagTGTGAACCTACTATTATTATtagtctcactttgtgattgattcataATTCTGTTGTTTATGTTTTTCTAGTTAATATGTGTttctgatatca
Coding sequences:
- the LOC103974362 gene encoding alpha-humulene synthase — encoded protein: MSSRCLVASGVEEVARKTSGYHPSVWGDYFITHVSPSSEAQNNHAWMKERSRELREQIKSMLQDYSDLLQTMQLIDAIQLLGVAYHFEKEISDALSKVYDADFNTHGLYEASLRFRLLRQHGYNISPDVFNKFKDEEGSFMSDLKGDVEGLLSLYNAAYLGTHGETILDEAISFTRSILTSMLSDLEPPLLSKVSLSLETPLFRRTKRLLTRNYISIYQEDATRNDVLLELAKLDFNLVQSLHREELKSLSIWWKDLALAESLSFVRDRLVECYYWMHSVFSEPHYSRARVMTVKLTALASIMDDIYDNYSTLEESRLLTDAIQRWEAQAVDQLPDYMKDYYLKLINNLEEMKDELAPEEKYRMLYLKEEIKTLARFYFEESKWGVEGYVATVEEHLHVSMMTTTYSMLACASFAAMGEVATKEAFEWVTSYPTILKASSIICRVLDDINSHELEQERGHTASTVECCMKQYGTDANEACKKLQMLVQDAWKDMNKECLNPTAVPMPLLERLVNLSRTMEDSHKYIDSYTHSNTTMKDRITLLLVQPVPV